From the Corythoichthys intestinalis isolate RoL2023-P3 chromosome 6, ASM3026506v1, whole genome shotgun sequence genome, the window aattacagacgccatgacattaacgagatattatcgggtacctaccttgtttcgttccaaaaactccatgtaacaagtgtcaagacacagctgtgaatggccacaaccggattttggggggattttacgggtgaaacatggtaacataacaagggtcacgatgcagaaatcgcagacatcaaggagtggtcgagattttctttttcatatatttacccttttaaacgttttttttttttttttttttttttttttggatagattatttatcatctaacatatcggagaaatgcgacagtaacaacaacaacaaaatacaattaagcgatatccgtaacttttttacagacaccattttttgttttcattgagacgtcatttgtttaaaagttttaagaTATAtgactgaataattttttaaatttgttttaaaaaaaaaaaaaaaaaattagacatcaattaatgattctaagcgaaaaatgacagacattttgatttgataaaaataattgatgaccttcgttttatggctgggttgaaacaaaagcggttgcgcgacgtctgtaaacgggggtttccagtgtaaaactgacaaattaaatatagttcgggggcttaatgcgccataaatctgctatggcagcatatagacatattgttctatcaaacacaacagttgttttggcttaaaatacagcagtttcttttaaagaggggtgcaagagcagaaactgctttttcagtcttttctgtgttttccaccatatacttaGAAACTTTAACATAATaattatttcaaatatatatttttcctttttttgcacaacgccccaccccctctgtcttagcacagaatggtttgaccccgctctggcgcactcaaggctacactacgtacgtgccctgaagcgggaaattaacccttgagagtcgaaggacgcgccggcgcgtcctcagcgcacgtcgtctttgaagcgccctcacgttttaaatacgtcacccacatgccgttggttggtctcgttttaaagtgcggaagttgcggtttactctcgttattacttgaagtcaatcgaccaattaaaacgtgagatattgtcatttaagttttatagttttattgtcctctcaaaaaaacattaaaacgctgcatggatcatttgtttgtgtctatatttccatcatttcttgtcctttttcaaaacggaagctccatgaaaaaaccacaaatcaaacgaaccctttcgaagtcacagtggacgcactaaatgcgttttttaaataaatataactgccatgcgaggttccaccgaacgagagggaggagtgttctgaagcagcgaggtggcgagccgacggccgtttggatcgagcagcgactttgtgtgactttgagaatgaacggaaaactaaatttagcgcaagcaattgtgctatttgatcaacttgaggaagaggatggtccaaattcgtcatcatcgtcttcttcggaagagtcctcgagtgaagatagtgacgtatttgaacacgtgggtgacgccatcgacgagcagaggtaagcaaactcactttttttttttttaggctggaaaaagtttcttttgaaagtttcttttgatattgcaagacaaagttaattttgatgcaatataagtgtgtgtttgtgtatataataataaaatgtgcatatcagatcaaagtcgtacgtgaactgtgtgtatccaaggcaggaatttataattgtggtgatcttctttctatttgaagattagggatgtagcacatattcagctatggtattctttctattgtcatacatatagatttccaatattatttattgctgtatatatttttattttatactttattattttcataaatactgacttttttcatgtacatttatagtgacaatgaaagtaaagtgaaatgaaaatggaagggtggaaagaggaccaacaccccatggaagtgtgggctgtgtgatgtcgccctgtttcgaattccaggacgaaactgcttttcggagtggcatgcctgaaaaaaatttaacttgtttattgtaaatatttttgaaaatactcccccccccccaatgttatatatatatacattttttcccacaatcagtcttctcaatttgtgtatataaatgtgtgttcaagaagcttgattgtgtgtacatagttttcatcaggtgatgggccgcaatacctaaactcataaagagatggcctctaaacactttttgtgttagatggtatatattttttcactgttcgatctgctgtatataacctgttttgactagagcatgtataaaggcaaaaaacgcctatgctatacctgttgtttatgttgaattgtcatatataagactatttattctaaatttttttggttgaatgttcatcctaacatgttgaataaatattacaaagtttcaaaatggttcattacgcatgtttggttgtcaattggacatcaaaattaaaaattttgacaaaacgattgtggaatttttggtctttttgggcccaaaatgatgatttataattggtcagtgacggaaacaacagtttggacatgaagttcaaggtgtcacaaaaaaagggaccaaaccaggccatcgtaaacaattctttctttgaaatataaaggcaacttcaaaggcatgcaaaatcagacaaaataggcccagaccttaaagggttaaaatctatcattgttataaactctaaacatggccAGTCGTCATAAATTGGGTAAGCAGAAAAGAAAAAGCgatgaagatcatagaggtgaatgagaaaaataatgtttttaaaagggggacaagaaaccagagaattagggctagagttggctgtggacggtgatgtcagtaagtgaacaacagccgctaacactgaacggtttacattcgcgatcaccatgaccaaagcccgattcgagtCTGTCACCGGCCGCTTGTCGCCTATTGAGATGCGGTataacaagacatgctgctcgcgttgagcctcggagagagaaggtgatgggagatcagggatatatgttAGTCCGTGGGGAGCAGGTGTGCGAGGCTGAACACTCGGGTCCGGCGGCTAgatttatcttgggtttacaACCCACTGTGTATCCTCGCAAACGCTAATACGAATCCATCACCGAAACAGCACAAACGAATCtgttaacaacctagccatgctctccaCTGAGCGTGAGCTTgatcaaaaactggatttcactgatgttataaatgactttgctgtcaaaaaatctaggcgtatgagggcttgataaccccagggatgtggagggggcaggcacaggatgtttagttatactgttttgtttcttagcaggcaggcatagcactctcagttgtattgtattgtagcctacatgggataaCAGATGGAAATttctttatattgtgtcacatcacattaaggTCTGTTAAATTAACTGTCCATctataattaaataatttgaaaatttacactgttattgcttgcaaagcgttaaaagtactttatatgttgtcgtgacaagctggtggcaggggtggggtgggggcacCTattatggtctcttgtccccgggcccctgcaagtttGTTGACAGCCCTGCTTATGTTTATTTCATGAAATAACATTTACGACGACAGACTTCCAATCCTTTATGACTGGAACAGGCTGGATACTGGATATTGGGCGtgaatcgttgtcaatggcaggcaatcagttaattatgaaaaaaaaaaaaaataaaataaaactttaaaaaatattttaaaataatttttaaaatattgtttttagaaaaaatacgtaaatatatatatttatataattataattgaGGCCATGTATCACATTTGGGTCATGTAGTTAATATACACTTGTAACCCAAATGTTAGTATTGTGAGTGACATGTCCTAAAATGTCATGTCCACATATAACCTTTAATTAGGAGGTTAAATTTATTTGATTAATTACCGAAACTAGTAACTTGCCCTTTAagtagatgttttttttaaacatagatCAACTCTCTCAAAAGTAGAAAATGTCTTATCAATCTATTTTAACACCACTTTTCCCTGCGCGCAGTAGCCTATCCCAAATGACTTCAGGCAAAAGGTGGACAACACCCTAAACTGGTCGCCATTCAAACTCGGGGACTATGCCGAAGTCAGGCGAATGTACCACTACATACTTCACatttaaaaaagcatttttttaaactatagatTTTACTCTAAAATATTGATATTTATGCTAGAAAAAAATGTCTCAAGTATTGtgggaaaattttttaaaaatgttacgtGTAACcacgtttaaaaatgtatccacTATACCTGACTCATTTTAAATATAAGAATGTGAATGTAGTACTTTTTTATTGtgtcattatatttattttgggaTATTATAGCACTGTTGTGATACAAGCATTTTATATTTTCTCCAGGTTTCTACAGACACACTGGACAAATGTGGAACACATCTGAGTGAACTTCCTGTTATCTCTCATTGGATAAAATCTTCAGGGCAATGCTTTTGTTTTTAGAGACAATTTGAAAACGATCTTTCTGAGGTGCATCACTATCTGTATTGTGATAATTGAAAAGAAGCACTCGCTCTCTAGATGAGGCTCACGTGGAGTGCCATGTTGCAgcacaacaacaataacaactaCCCGTGCCTGAAGGCGTCCCCCCACGAGGCACCCCTCATGTCTGCTTCTCAGCCAATCCCTAGCAGGCTGGAGCTAGGCCTGGGGGACCTGCCGCTCATCAGGGGCCTGAGGGCCTGGGTGCTGTGCTCAAAGAACCGTCAGAAGGGTGGCGCCCCACCAGCTGGCAGGCGAGCACCAGTGACACCACCTGCCAGTCGGAGGACTTCCTGCCCCAGACCAGCGGACGTGCACTTAAGTGGTACATGGGGTTCGGGGTACGGCCTCCCCCATGCTGGGGTGGGTGCCCTTGTGACAGTTGCCACACTAAAGACATCGGAAGGCACTGGGAAGACACAGACTCAGTGTCTCTTTTTGCGGAACGACAAAGGAACCTGTTTGTACTCCACATCTGGCGGGACAAGTGGGGCCGGCGCGTGGCTCAGAGGGAAATCTGGTACTTCGCGGCGTGATATTTCCACTCTCCAAATGCAAACTGCGGCAAGTCGAGTTCGTTTGCGCTCAGGCCGGAGGTGGAGGAAGTCCGGTCACCCAGTTGTCCGAGAGAAAAGACAATCTGATGAGGATGTTTCCCAGGAACACGAAAAACAAGGCGCTAGTCACAAAGGGGAAACCTGTCAAAAACACAGAGGATCACAGGATACATCCGGAGGCCTTCAGAATCCATCCGATGTGGAAAGTCTGAGCAAttccagccatgaaaacaaaacaCTTCCTCATGAAGAAGCTACAGTGAAACTGGAGGAACCAGACAAAGTGTGTCTGGACTGCCTCAACAGATCTGACGGAGAATCCTGTCAGAAAAGCCCTGGATTCAGTCAAAATGCGTACAGGGAAAATTGTCAGAATAAGTCCAGTCATACTGCCGGTCCAGTAACAATTCTTCCTGAGAAAGACGTCACTGAGAACCAGGCCAAAAAAGTGGACCCACAACTCTTTGGCAGCCCTGACAAGGCAGTCTGTCAGAAAACCTGTGTACTGGTTCGGAATCCTGGATGTTTTCAGAATGCTTTAAATGAGGGAAGTCAGCAAGAGTCGAGTCATGCGCTCGATCAAGACAAAACACTTCCTGATGAGAAAGCCACCGTGAAAGAGGAGGAATCAGATAAAGTGAGTCCGGACTGTCTCGACAGTCCTGAAAGGGAATCCTGTCCCAAAAGCCAAGAGTTCGgtcagaaaaaaaatcagtataACATAAGAATTCCTGAGGAAGAAGTTACTGAGAAACAGCAAGATCTGCAGATATTTAGTAGTCCTGACATGGAACTCTGTAAGAAAACCCGTGGATTGGTTAGGAGTCTTCAAAATGCTTCAAATAAGGGAAGTCAAAGGAGGTCCAGTTATGCACCCGGTCAAAACAAAAGACTTCCTTATGAGGAAGGCACAGAGAAACAGGAAAAGCCAGGCAAAGTCAGTTCAGAGTGCCTTGCATGTTCGGAAGAAAGAATGTGTCAGCAAAGCCGAGGACTGCTGGGGAGTCCTGGATGTCATCAGAATGTTTCCAATGAGGGAAGTTCTATTGGACAAAGCCCCTCGAGTGGGGAGATGTCAGGAATGAAAAGGGAGTGGCAAGAGAATGCATTCCACCGCAACACTTTATCTAGCTTGGTGGGGCCAAGCCCGGACCTGGAATCTTCACACTCTGCCTCAGAATGTGAGGGCAGCAAAGAATCCAAGAGCACAAAAAAGAGAATGGGTGAGGACGATGGCGTCATCCAGACGCCTTTTGATGACATTACACTCACAACCGTATGCACTAAAGCCTCTAGTCCTGCAAGGGGCAGCACTGGGCGGGCAGAAAGTAAGCTTTGCCAGGTTGAGAACAGAGAGGCGCACCCGGAGTTGGAGCAAAATGCGTCAAACCCAACAATGGATTCTTCTTTATCTTCTTCAAAAGAAAGCTTCAAAATCAACTTTATGGAGGGAAAAGAAGCTGACTGGACGCCAAAAGAGTTTGCACGTGGATGCATGGTAACTCCTGGTGGTCCCCGCCTGCAAATTCCCACCCCATACTTGCCCCCGTTGGGCACCATGGAGACCAGTCAGCAACACGCTGAGGTAGAAGAGGAAAATAGAGGCCCAGACGAAATAGCTTTGGAGAGTTGGGGCGAAAAACAGCAGGAAGAAGATGATTTTGGAGGGTTCATGCAAGCAGGAGAAGGGTGCAGTCAGGGTGTTGCTGTTTATGACCCAGCGGCTGAGCTCATGCAACAACGCAGCAGACAGAACCAAAGAGGTAAAATTCAAAATGTTCTACTTACAATGCCTATGtatagtaaaaaagtattttttttttacttgataaTGTTAAACTTTGTTCATAAAATAGCAGCATTATTCTTAAAATAGAAAATGTTGTAATATACCACTTACTGTAAATACtgaaataatgtattttttgtaaACGTCATACCTTTATTTGAAAGATTATTgtatgttttcctgcaaaatgtTATTTTCTCAAAATATACTTTTTCTCTACAATAGTTTTGTTTGCTACATTTACCTTTATTTTCAATATTCCAAATGTGTAACATAACATGATTACCAACAACTTAACTTTaagaaatttcatttttcttgaAACTAGACTGAATTTGAACTTGACCAtgcaatgtcattttactgaatatATTAGGTATTctaaaaagtgtaaaaatatttactttAAACCCTTTTTAgggcaaatgactatttttggtaattaaaaaagctctcccagtcaaaataaattgtaataaaaaataaatctagCGTCATTAATGGCAGCCAGTCAGTTTCAATACGTTCCTATACATAAAATTTTTCCTCATAATTTTCATAATTCTACATTTAACCTAATTttggcatgtaaaaaaaaaaattctgtgcgAGGTCAGACCTTGAAGCTGAGTTATGGGATTAGACTCTTGTTTACTTGCTCTCATATGATCCGCCTAATAGCATTTTTGGAATGATTGCTCAGGATTAGACAGGTTTGTGCTAAAGGGGCACACTACCGTTTTTAAGCCTGTAAATGCTGCTTGAATAAAAGTATTGGGACACCTACAGTTGCTCCGACAAGTGAGCACATCACCTTTTTAACGGTATtttgtaggggtgtgacaaaatataaaaatggtgatatatcgtgatactttgtatcccaaaaggttatcgatatgctcctgccaagaatcgagatatcgttttaaaaaggtgtcaatgtttaattaaaaaaaaataataataattaaaaaggaaccaacaagtttcgatcaaaatcttccaccataatagtgtctcagttaactctaaggctgccattgacggtgctcgacgttcaatccatttagggtgggaacattcgttcattcaaaaccagagcattagcAGATATTCTGTCCTATttgtggggcatttacaggtcacttgttgttcatttacaggtcattcccTGTTGAGGTTGAGtccctgcctattcatttgggtgattcccaggtcacttcctgttctgtaactccaaataaacagaagtgacccataaaataccccaaaatcaacaggaactaactgaaaatcaacaggtaaatgaccttaaatggcccaaaattacatcattgcctgacattgactgccactgacggccatagacgttcattcgctgccatcctccctgttcaaatggattgggacgtctactagtgataaactaattccaattcacagcagaagcttgtttttctgtttattagttgtttgtagaatatcctagaatgatttcctgaccaatgtaccgaaaatcgttgtatcaccatatcgtcagatcatcgttatcgtgagctttgtatcacgtatcgtatcgtgaggtaccaagaggttcccactcctagtattttgtgtgttgTTTCAAATAGCATTGGGGAGCAGTGACATCTCTGGGAAGTCGTGTGACTGGAAGCCCACCTGGACGGGAAGTCTGGACGCCTGGGCAACCTTTCCTCAGGACGTGTGGGACGAGGGTCGGGATTCAGCAGGACAGTGGTGGCCAGAGGAGGAAACGAGCGATGACAACACCGTCAATCATGAACTTGTAAGGAACATTAAATTGTGAACATTTACAGGCCATTCCCATTAGCAGCGCAACGGTTTGCGTTTCAAAgctgaaccgtacggttcgccctgtacggttcaatacgcctttatgaaccgcgccttttcggttttgcaattaatttattccgaacgcttgtgaaatgaattggtcgagctctgtgtgcttgtgtgtgacctgaagcacagctgtggagagtaaatgccgcaagtaaatgttcgatcgctgtcaagcacctgtgtaatagaagccgagtaacgccctctctcgcttatgagcaaagtgaaacaagaaagaaaggaaacaaaaagctatggcgagcggaggagtggaaagaccgaattttgaggaagcaccggcttcttctgcgctgtggcaacatttcggtttccccgtggactacaatgcggagggagagaaaatgttgaaacaaaaatgaaacaatttgcaagcattgcttggcgcttgttccctatgctaatggcaacacttataacatggCTCCGGGACCTCAGGCggtatcacccacagatatcactttctcagagcaggacaaccccgaagatgacaccagtgaaaacacacggtgggctttgttaatttatttgtaacgcttgacccgcgttacattttTCCCTCGCGGacgtatttctccaacaacgtaatcccagacatttatgaaatggcacgcaaagccatagaagatgatttcgctaaagcacatagtttcgccctgaccactgatagttagacgtcccgtgctacagagtgctactacctaactgtgacggtccactataattcatacctgtcaagttgtacggtctcggcgtaatttgtacaagtgagcactgatttttaaatgtgtacgccgtacattacgttcaaaatctttttttttttcctccgttcggatgttgtcaccgtttcggcaatgagacaatgtgcgtcaatacgttggttgaaagacgcaagaaaagtcacagacacggagagggaagagtgtttgttgtgacgctgtagaaacgcgatgctaggctaggtggctccaatatttactgactgtagccgacagcctacaatctacgcctaaatatctcatgcatatagaactacatgcgaaatgacagactcggtagcattagtaaacagccgccattttagagcagtaaacttctcagaaaggctttgttgtagtgaaccttcctagcgaacctaagtaactttttgtctaaaatactcctacatcagcaaaatgttgacttgagtctatctgtaaaggatgaaacagttttaaaattttcacatgtcgaaagtagacagaagtgaactaatgcaaaaacgggagcaattataTCAACTTCAGCGGTTGAatcacaacattaaataacctccaaacatagcaaaggttactatgtttttgttttgtttttttgaaaaaatgaagaaaaaaacaacatgaaaggtaacaccagttactttgccaactaacttttttactacggtgtgtgtatttcagtagtcagtcactacactagccaaagagctaagagtcaTTTTAACAGTcaatttgtttacattttaagtgtttatttcattttcttaaaagcaaaataaaggcagtttaaaaaaaataataattgcaaAACGCAACCGTAACTATGATCCCAAAAccaaggttcaaaccgaaccgtgggctaactgaaccattGCACCCCTAATTCCCATGACACTGCCACAATAACATTCCCAAGCTACTTCAAATATGTCAAGGCCATTCCAATAAAACTCCCAAAACACTTCATGAACGTTTCTATGACACTCCCAGTAATGATTACGGGAGCTCCACTTCACATCCAGAACATTTATGGACCATTCCCCAAACACTATCCGGACAATCTTATGAAATTATCTGCCTACCGTGCAATATTACCAGTACACCGTACGTTATTACTGGTCCACTTCTTTAACAATTCATGTCAATCTCATGGCACTTTTCAGTTTCATGACCTTCCCAGAGCCATATAACGCGACACTCCCATAGGGATccattatacgattttacttccgggttTTCAGGGTTACGGAGTCTCGGTTAGTTCCAAACATGGCTTTGACGAGGGCGGACCGCATTCAAACGAATGGCTGGCTGTGAAGTATATTCGGAGGTaagttagggtgaccatattttgaattccaaaaaagaggacactcggcccggcctcgagatacttcaattttactcgaagttcactcaaagatgcctatatcactttaatatatttaaagtgtgtctggacagaaaaattcagttttattaaaaaaaaaaaaaggcatatagtatatattataaactatatggaaatttaaaaaaaaaaaaaaaaattaatgacaaaaaaaaaatccatgcagacccgtggaaatatagtacagtcaatacagacacacagtaggcttgtgccacataaatttttttataaattactatcacgacaattgttgttgagaaattgttattcccactctatttttattctcattcaatgttctagattacacgcaaaaaataaccaaaataaaccgacaaactattcaaccagcatgtttccaaacgcagcagttcaaaactacattccccataatgcctagcgcggcttagctcactgatagctaccctattagcgagtaccgggagacgaggcaaaatcaaactttgctatctgtgtttacaatcatcggtagCGCAACAATTTGAcatcaaacgggattttacagatcacgccagtacaaagctccgacagaagtcaacagttgccattatataagaATTTATCATAAAAAAACCTCTTAACAACTGGGTAGGCGCTCCTACTTAAAATATAATACCaacattaaaccaaatacacgaacgcagaacaattaatataagactaatacaacatactgcatctctttgtacccatatattgtataatatataacagaagacacatgagcgacattaacagaagataaacttacagagAGGTGTACGGAGCACTATAAGCGTCTCTTAAAATtactccttattgtagtctgtaactgcctcttctcttgccaaaccgtcaacccagtagatggcggtaatgccccataatacaaggggtaaactgtacttcttctcccgcccctactagtaggagccacgacaacgcaggcaagcgctgccccTCAGTGGTCGGAGATATTCTCCT encodes:
- the LOC130917937 gene encoding uncharacterized protein LOC130917937, coding for MRLTWSAMLQHNNNNNYPCLKASPHEAPLMSASQPIPSRLELGLGDLPLIRGLRAWVLCSKNRQKGGAPPAGRRAPVTPPASRRTSCPRPADVHLSGTWGSGYGLPHAGVGALVTVATLKTSEGTGKTQTQCLFLRNDKGTCLYSTSGGTSGAGAWLRGKSGTSRRDISTLQMQTAASRVRLRSGRRWRKSGHPVVREKRQSDEDVSQEHEKQGASHKGETCQKHRGSQDTSGGLQNPSDVESLSNSSHENKTLPHEEATVKLEEPDKVCLDCLNRSDGESCQKSPGFSQNAYRENCQNKSSHTAGPVTILPEKDVTENQAKKVDPQLFGSPDKAVCQKTCVLVRNPGCFQNALNEGSQQESSHALDQDKTLPDEKATVKEEESDKVSPDCLDSPERESCPKSQEFGQKKNQYNIRIPEEEVTEKQQDLQIFSSPDMELCKKTRGLVRSLQNASNKGSQRRSSYAPGQNKRLPYEEGTEKQEKPGKVSSECLACSEERMCQQSRGLLGSPGCHQNVSNEGSSIGQSPSSGEMSGMKREWQENAFHRNTLSSLVGPSPDLESSHSASECEGSKESKSTKKRMGEDDGVIQTPFDDITLTTVCTKASSPARGSTGRAESKLCQVENREAHPELEQNASNPTMDSSLSSSKESFKINFMEGKEADWTPKEFARGCMVTPGGPRLQIPTPYLPPLGTMETSQQHAEVEEENRGPDEIALESWGEKQQEEDDFGGFMQAGEGCSQGVAVYDPAAELMQQRSRQNQRALGSSDISGKSCDWKPTWTGSLDAWATFPQDVWDEGRDSAGQWWPEEETSDDNTVNHELACLFAVAFPTPATSAPQHPDDVIPTLMQLLQERGQEQRLLDGFQDVSKMSIPRYKQGGGVSRGLLLTSLHVERPNTDSQSTNCRSYCRPFPGLYSPNQRVPNTVVKRRLSCDYNRSGPE